A segment of the Ipomoea triloba cultivar NCNSP0323 chromosome 1, ASM357664v1 genome:
TGAGTTTCTTCTTGATTGTTTTCAAGCTGCTGTGTTGCTGGAGCATTTCTCTTGAGACATTCAGTGGTAGGGTGTCAGAATCAACAAGACCCTAAAAAAATACCAGTTATCAGGTGCCAACCTCTGCTGCAAACTCTTTTTAAAACCACAAAATTTCAGAAGATCAAACACTACCGTCAGGAATTTCAAGTACTTGGGCAACAAGTCATCAAATTCATCTGATATAAAGACCCGTCTGACATATAACTTCAAGTCGGACTTCTTTGGGTTATAGTATCTTTCATACAGATTATGGGGAGCCTTGTGAGGAACAAACAGAACAGCCTTGAACTCAACATCACCTTCAGCAGTGAAGTGACTCCAAGCAAGGGGCTTTTCATCACTGAAGTCCTGTTTGAAGGAGATAAAAAGTTTTAGCTGATGGCAAGTTCAGGGAGCCTATAACAGAAATATGGTAGTTTACCTTGGCAAGAGAGTGATAAAACTTTTTATACTCTTCCTCTGTCACCTCCTTGGGATTCCGTAGCCATATAGCTTTAACATCATTCAAAAGCTCCCACTCATAGGTCGTTTCCTTCACTTTTTTAGTTTTTGGCTTTTTCTCATCTTCCCCTTTCTCGGCATCTTCATCGTCTGTTTCTTCCCCAGAAGATGTGCTTTCCGCTGTTCATGACATTGAACATGATTATTAGACAAACAGAAGGCAAAATACGTACCAGCATTgccaggaaaaagaaaaggttaGACACACATGTATCATCTTCATCACTAGACTCATCTTCATCAACAGGAACCTCCTTGTCAACCTCTTTGCTTGCCCAGAGATGTATAGGGAAGTTTATGAACTCCGAGTATCTCTTCACCAAGTCCTGAAACCATAGTTACCCAAGGAAGGTTATGTCATTTTGTTAACCATAAATGTGACCCAAACAAAAGATCCACACAATTTAATGTAATCTTTTAGACACAGACTACGTGACAGCAAAAGGAATCTTCTTGCACTTCATAGAAGCTAGAAACACATAAGTCACAACCAATCAAAGATGAAGTCATGAAACTTCCAtatgagagaagaaaaatagatATTAGGATGCTTATACATTATCACTTGAGTTTCTTAACTTCTGTTGCCAAGCAAAAGCATAAATTAACCAAAATCACATAGAACCAATTTTGTGGTGGTTCACAGTGTAATGCAATGCAGAAGGCAATAACATGCTTTCAAACTCTAACTAGCAATACAAATAAAGAAGTGGCACTTGTTGACAACAAATATGGAAAACCACTGCACAAATACATCTTTTATGATAGTACATGTATACTCACTTTCAATTtgtattgatccaaatattcacCAGCTTCATCCCTGAGGTGCAATCTGATTTCAGTACCACGGCCTATTGGCTCATTCCAAGAATCCTCTGAAATTGCAAAGGCTCCATCGGCCTTTGATTCCCACACATATCTGAAGGCAGAAAATTATGAAGCAGATTGTCATCTCATCAGAAACCTCCACAGcaaaagaaaaatggaggaaaaagtTTAATCTCTGTCAACAATATCATCATATGATTCTAAAGAACTTACTGCTTGTCATCATTGTGTTTAGTAATTACTTCTACATAATCAGCCACGAGATATACTGAATAGAACCCAACACCAAATTGCCCTATGAGGTTAAGGTCTCCACTTTTCTGCATTTTCTCAACAAAGGCTGTACAGGATAACCAATTACTGACTTGTACATAGTCCAGAAGAGCAAAAAGGAAATGTCTCGACATAGACATCAATTGCATATTGCATTATTAAATAGATACCTGAAGTTCCAGATTTGGCAATGGTCCCCAAATTCTTGATTAGATCCTCTTTTGTCATTCCTATACCTCTATCACGAATGGAAAGAATTTTCTTGTCTTTATCCAATTTAATCTGCATTACATCACACCATAGGCATCAAAGGAAATCCACATTTTAAACCAGAATTTAAAATAGAAATGTTCCATATAAAGAAACTGACTAACCTGGATCTCAAGCTTAGAAGTGTCGCCTTCACCTAGTATTTCCTTGTCAGTGAGTGAAAGGAATCTGATCTTGTCCAATGCCTAAATTTCATATAGATGCACCACAATTAGGCCTTTGGAAATTCATTTCAACGGAAAGACAAATCTGAAATGCACTCACATCTGAAGCATTAGAGATCAGCTCCCTCAAGAAAATATCTTTGTTACTGTATAGGGAATTGATAATGATGTCCATAAGCCGAGACACCTCAGCTTGGAACTCAAATTTCTCAGCACTAGCTCGGAGCGTCCTCCTGGACATGGACTCAGCTTCCCTGCACCACAACTTATATATAAGTATGGAGTTACTAAAAACAacatagaattaaaaattaagaaatcaGCAGTGAATGGACTAACCTTTTTGCAACATCAGAATCAGTGGATGAACCATGCGGAACAGCACCAATCTTTTCTTCCACCTTTGGTTGATCCACTGGGGCACCAGAATTAAATGCAGCATTTGCATGTATATTCCGACctacaaaaatacaaataattaaccATTATATTCAGCATGCCGACGACGTCTATTTATTAACCAGTCAGTCTAACAGTATGCAAAATGAGTTCAAAACTCCAAATCTATCTAAACTGAAAACAGAAAAGagaaataaacaaacaaacgcAGATAAAACAATAACATGACAATGCAGTATTGCACACTTCCAACGAAATGCTGGATCCGCTAATCCATATCTGTAGTcatctaatattttaaaattcgaACGTATGAAACAGATATGTATATCGCAATTATTGTCATATTAGGAAGCTTCAGAAGAAGATCCAAATACAGGCAAGTTTCAGCTACGACATTCACCAAACTACAAAAACAAACGTATAATTTTACAGAATCCATTATATTTGAGGGGAAAAAACACTAAATGTCAGAAATATGTCAACAAACCGATGAAATATTATTAACGGCGGAAGATGAACCTTAACCGACCTTGATCGGGAAGAAGAGAGAAGATACATAACAGGAACAGCACGGATGGGATCGTCCAGTTCCTCATCGTCTTCGTTACCGGATTTCCCTCGCAGATTAGCCGGATAATTCTCTGAAGCCGCTTTGTGATGAGTGCTGAAATGCAGTGATCAACTGAGTATATAGTGAGCTTCGCGTGAGGGAGAGTAGTAGGGCACTCACGTGTCTGGTGCGGCCGCTAGTTATTGCCAGCGTGGAAGATCTAACGGATACAATAGGGAACTGACAAGTGTACGCTGACCAAGTAAAATTTCtacttttttaaaatgaaaaaaaatgaaagcaaCAAAAATGGTACTCCGTAGTccgtagtatatatatatactcctatattttttcatttatattatattattatgtgactagaaaaatataataagtggTGAAGATTGAGACACTTGTTAATTTATTATGTGATTAGAATAATTTATCACTCTTGTTAATTTTATGATCAGGGGTCAAGGGTCGGGCAAGTATACATTTTGAAACATTTATCACGCCTTATTACTCAACTATTAATGCCTACTTTGGTGGATTATGGCATTATGCAAGTTAGTggtctaaataattaataggaGTATGGGATCCTTCCAGATTTATAACGAGTCAACACCTCACTACCGGGGTTCGATCTTGTGACATTTCCCAAAAGAAATTCTAGAAGTGTCAATTGAGCATAAGATAATTGGCAAAGAAATTCTGTAACTTACGAAACGAAGTCCAAATCagtttaggatttaggaagaTTCCCAAAGTCTAAATTTGTTAACCTTTTCTCAATCCTTTCTCTACTGATTAAGCATGTATAAATATTCCTAAGGTCACAACTTATGGGGCTAGATTTTTACTCTTGAACAATAATACTAGTATACTACTTCTTTACCGTTCTAACATTTTTCGTATTGTCCTACGGTTGTGTTGGTCAACTGACCGGTTACCTCGTAATCATAAAACCAACTATGACGGCActcaaatacaaaattaaacaatacTTTTGAAATATAGTGTTGCGTAATATATTCAACCTAATATTATACTTAACTCACCTAGCTCGATTGTATCAATAGCTCAATACAATAAacaatttgaccaataaaaaaGGAGTTAATGGCTAAGCAAGCAAGGCCATGACCGTAAGTTAAGTGACAGGAAGCCAAAGTAAAGATTGAAGAAGTCGGCCAACTTGCAATGACTCCACACCACCAATCTCAATTTCATCCCCATCCTCAAAATAATCGAAGTACCAAAATCCAACAAAAGCAAAAGGACGACGGGCTGGCACGGGGTCGCCGTCAAGTGCCCAGcgtctcaactctcaagtccGATTTCGACTAGTTAATCCTCGACAAATCATGTAATATTGTAGGTGATAAGATTTTTAAGATCGACATAATTGAGC
Coding sequences within it:
- the LOC115997085 gene encoding endoplasmin homolog, with protein sequence MRNWTIPSVLFLLCIFSLLPDQGRNIHANAAFNSGAPVDQPKVEEKIGAVPHGSSTDSDVAKREAESMSRRTLRASAEKFEFQAEVSRLMDIIINSLYSNKDIFLRELISNASDALDKIRFLSLTDKEILGEGDTSKLEIQIKLDKDKKILSIRDRGIGMTKEDLIKNLGTIAKSGTSAFVEKMQKSGDLNLIGQFGVGFYSVYLVADYVEVITKHNDDKQYVWESKADGAFAISEDSWNEPIGRGTEIRLHLRDEAGEYLDQYKLKDLVKRYSEFINFPIHLWASKEVDKEVPVDEDESSDEDDTSESTSSGEETDDEDAEKGEDEKKPKTKKVKETTYEWELLNDVKAIWLRNPKEVTEEEYKKFYHSLAKDFSDEKPLAWSHFTAEGDVEFKAVLFVPHKAPHNLYERYYNPKKSDLKLYVRRVFISDEFDDLLPKYLKFLTGLVDSDTLPLNVSREMLQQHSSLKTIKKKLIRKALDMIRRLADEDPDESSDKDKKEVEESSDDNEKRGQYAKFWNELGKSIKLGIIEDTANRNRLAKLLRFETTKSEGELTSLDKYISRMKSGQKDIFYLTGTSKEQLENSPFLERLKKKNYEVILFTDPVDEYLVQYLMEYEDKKFQDVSKEGLKIKGSKDKLLKESFKDLTKWWKKSLASDNVDDVKISSRLADSPCVVVASKYGWSANMERIMQSQTLSDTGKQAYMRGKRALEINPRHPIIKELRVRVAKDPEDESVKQTAQLIYQTALMESGFILNDPKDFASRIYGSVKSSLKINPDAAVEEEEEAEETEAETSAKETDSSPQTNDVKDEL